A genomic segment from Anabas testudineus chromosome 6, fAnaTes1.2, whole genome shotgun sequence encodes:
- the LOC113165945 gene encoding troponin I, slow skeletal muscle-like has product MSEGPRKSKKEKPKYSATRRLLLKSKLLKKAASMLVAESEAKKHEKERAVNESFPPLQLSGLSVQELQELCKELHRKIDVVDEARYDMEVKVAKNEQEIQSLNQKIVELKGVKRPNLKRVKKTADDMLGAYTDTSKLMKADFKVNLKTVKKEEEKREEVTDWRKNVEAMSGMEGRKKLFDAGQ; this is encoded by the exons ATGTCTGAGGG ACCG AGAaaatccaaaaaagaaaagccaaaaTATTCAGCAACACGTCGACTGCTATTGAAG TCCAAACTGCTGAAGAAGGCAGCTTCTATGCTGGTGGCTGAAAGCGAGGCAAAGAAACACGAGAAAGAAAGAGCTGTGAACGAGAGCTTCCCTCCACTGCAGCTCTCAGGTTTGTCAGTCCAGGAGCTCCAG gAGCTTTGTAAAGAACTGCATCGTAAGATTGATGTTGTAGATGAAGCTCGTTATGACATGGAGGTCAAGGTGGCAAAAAATGAGCAAGAG ATTCAGTCACTGAATCAGAAGATTGTTGAGCTAAAGGGGGTAAAGAGGCCCAATCTGAAGCGGGTGAAGAAAACAGCTGACGACATGTTGGGCGCATACACTGACACCTCCAAACTCATGAAGGCTGATTTCAAGGTCAATCTTAAGACagtgaagaaagaggaggaaaag AGAGAAGAAGTGACTGACTGGCGTAAGAACGTGGAGGCCATGTCTGGT